In a single window of the Chondrocystis sp. NIES-4102 genome:
- a CDS encoding glycolate oxidase subunit GlcD encodes MFSKLFSSTSNKWQPIINQFIAIVGKDGVVVRKEELLTYECDGIPSYRQRPALVVLPRTTEQVAGVVKVCYDQNIPWVARGAGTGLSGGALPTQDCVLIVTARMNQILQQDLNNHCITVQPGVINNWVTQAVSGAGFYYAPDPSSQIICSIGGNVAENSGGVHCLKYGVTTNHVLGLKIVTTNGSIIDVGGAVPEMPGYDLTGLFVGSEGTLGIATEVTLRILKRPESVCVVLANFPTVEASGAAVADIISAGIIPAGMEIMDNLSINAVEDIVATGCYDRNAAAVLLVELDGLEVEVKTYKKQVEAICRQNLATGITTANDLDTRAKLWKGRKAAFAAAGHMSPDYFVQDGVIPRTKLVEVLSEIKALSDRYGYKIANVFHAGDGNLHPLILYDNAVDGAFETVEEIGGEILKLCVDAGGSLSGEHGIGADKNCYMPYMFNKVDLETMQYIRTALNDKGLANPGKIFPTPRSCGEAANAQKTQKFQQAELY; translated from the coding sequence ATGTTTAGCAAACTTTTTTCGTCTACTAGCAATAAATGGCAACCAATTATCAATCAATTCATCGCCATAGTTGGCAAAGATGGAGTAGTAGTACGTAAAGAAGAATTATTAACTTATGAATGCGATGGTATACCAAGCTATCGCCAACGTCCCGCCCTTGTGGTGTTGCCCCGTACTACAGAACAGGTGGCAGGTGTTGTTAAAGTTTGCTATGACCAAAATATACCTTGGGTGGCTAGGGGTGCAGGTACGGGTTTATCTGGGGGCGCATTACCAACACAAGACTGTGTTCTAATTGTTACCGCTAGAATGAACCAAATTTTACAGCAAGATTTAAATAATCACTGTATTACCGTCCAACCTGGAGTAATTAATAATTGGGTAACTCAAGCAGTTAGTGGTGCAGGGTTTTATTATGCCCCAGATCCTTCTAGCCAAATTATTTGTTCTATTGGTGGGAATGTGGCGGAAAATTCAGGGGGTGTTCACTGTCTTAAATATGGTGTTACTACTAATCATGTTTTAGGCTTAAAGATAGTTACCACTAATGGTTCAATAATTGATGTGGGTGGTGCAGTCCCTGAAATGCCAGGATATGATTTAACAGGTTTATTTGTCGGATCGGAAGGAACATTAGGCATCGCTACAGAAGTAACATTACGTATCCTAAAAAGACCCGAATCTGTTTGTGTCGTCTTAGCAAATTTCCCCACCGTAGAAGCTTCAGGGGCAGCAGTGGCAGATATTATCAGTGCTGGAATAATTCCTGCGGGTATGGAAATTATGGATAATCTTAGTATTAACGCCGTAGAAGATATTGTAGCGACTGGGTGTTATGATCGTAATGCGGCTGCTGTACTTTTGGTAGAGTTAGACGGTTTAGAAGTAGAAGTTAAGACATATAAAAAACAAGTTGAAGCCATCTGTCGGCAAAATCTGGCAACTGGTATTACCACAGCTAATGATCTCGATACGCGCGCCAAATTATGGAAAGGGAGAAAGGCAGCTTTTGCAGCAGCAGGACATATGAGTCCTGATTATTTTGTTCAAGATGGGGTAATTCCACGCACCAAATTAGTAGAAGTGTTAAGCGAGATTAAGGCGTTAAGCGATCGCTATGGTTATAAAATCGCTAATGTCTTTCATGCTGGCGATGGTAATCTTCACCCTCTCATTCTTTATGATAATGCCGTTGATGGAGCTTTTGAAACAGTAGAAGAGATTGGAGGGGAAATTCTCAAACTCTGTGTTGATGCTGGCGGAAGTTTATCGGGAGAACATGGTATCGGTGCAGATAAAAATTGCTATATGCCTTATATGTTTAATAAAGTTGATTTAGAAACGATGCAATATATACGTACCGCTTTGAATGATAAAGGGCTAGCAAATCCAGGTAAGATTTTCCCTACTCCCCGTAGCTGTGGCGAAGCTGCTAACGCCCAAAAAACCCAGAAGTTTCAGCAGGCGGAATTATATTAA
- a CDS encoding filamentous hemagglutinin-like protein, translated as MLKCYTYLLFWTQLVLLSTLACPGAIAQIIPDNTLGNENSIVDSNVMVQEALADVVSGGAVRENNLFHSFKEFNVGNGARVYFASPDGIANIITRVTGNKITEINGTLGVAGMANLFLLNPNGILFGENASLDINGSVMATTGDSYKFENGFKYSATDPNTPPLLTVNLPVGVQMGTNPGTIQVIDSGHRIPRDITFNRVITQPILNSLKVKNGQTISLIGGEINLNNGTINAPGGRIQLGTPKVGEVDFKILPDNSWLIDYSKVSKFGDITLTGKSLLDVSGVDKNNIQLVGGNIFLKDHSFITSNNFGDKIPENIDIKAQNNIEITGGNEPNTNPSEIRTMTLTNQPGSSVNIESKNLLFNNGSKISTIAIASGKSGDINIKVTDSLNIDGSKSFAYIIPSTIAAVNFSTGDAGNIKIDANTIEILAGSAINSSVLGSGRGGDLLINATESIKVKGIDLDTFLPSTLSSINFNQGQAGDVTINTANLMVEDSGRVESSTLSNGNAGNLTINASESITVTGKNPNSINPSLITSASTIVDPKLRDTFMLPEKPRGDAGNLTINTPKLEVRDNGQVTVKNDGFGDAGTLKVDADSIWINTGGSITASTESGNGGNINLNVQDLTLLRDRAIISAESKQMGNGGNINLNTDAIVIFQDSAIIANAIDGMGGNIKIATQGLFLAPDSKITASSRFGVDGNITLDILSSDRPLELKQLPDNLVDSTDLIVVGCSDDAQNSLAVTGNGGIPDNPYKTQSLDSTWYDLRPVTEAITIKPSAPTAIKEATATVINTQGELELVTIIPLSTYRWVKSICPQVN; from the coding sequence ATGCTCAAATGCTATACATATTTGCTGTTTTGGACTCAATTAGTCTTATTATCAACTCTTGCTTGTCCTGGCGCGATCGCTCAAATAATACCAGATAACACTTTGGGAAATGAGAATTCAATTGTCGATTCTAATGTCATGGTGCAGGAAGCCTTAGCCGACGTTGTTTCTGGTGGTGCGGTTAGGGAAAATAATTTATTTCATAGCTTTAAGGAATTTAATGTAGGCAATGGGGCGCGGGTTTATTTTGCCAGTCCTGATGGTATTGCTAATATCATTACTCGTGTTACAGGAAATAAGATTACAGAAATAAATGGGACTTTGGGAGTAGCTGGGATGGCTAATTTATTTCTGCTAAATCCGAACGGGATTTTATTTGGCGAAAACGCTTCTTTAGATATTAATGGATCTGTTATGGCAACTACTGGCGATAGTTATAAATTTGAGAATGGTTTTAAGTATAGTGCCACTGACCCTAACACCCCACCATTATTAACCGTAAATTTGCCTGTTGGAGTGCAAATGGGAACTAACCCAGGCACAATTCAAGTGATTGATTCTGGTCATAGAATTCCTAGAGATATAACTTTTAATCGAGTTATTACTCAACCTATTTTAAACAGTTTAAAAGTAAAAAATGGTCAAACTATAAGTTTAATTGGCGGAGAGATAAATTTAAACAACGGTACTATAAACGCACCAGGAGGCAGGATTCAGTTAGGAACTCCTAAAGTGGGTGAGGTTGATTTTAAAATTTTACCTGATAATAGTTGGTTGATTGATTATAGTAAAGTTTCTAAATTTGGCGATATAACTTTAACTGGAAAATCACTACTTGATGTGTCGGGAGTTGACAAAAATAATATTCAACTAGTGGGTGGAAATATTTTTTTAAAAGATCATTCTTTTATTACTAGTAATAATTTTGGCGATAAAATCCCAGAAAACATTGATATTAAAGCCCAAAATAATATTGAAATTACTGGCGGAAATGAACCAAATACTAACCCTAGTGAGATCCGCACCATGACTTTAACAAATCAGCCAGGTAGCTCAGTTAATATTGAAAGCAAGAATTTGTTATTTAACAATGGTAGTAAAATATCGACGATCGCCATTGCTTCAGGAAAAAGCGGAGATATTAATATTAAAGTAACTGATTCCTTAAATATTGATGGTTCTAAATCTTTTGCATATATTATCCCCAGCACTATTGCAGCAGTTAACTTTAGTACTGGTGATGCAGGCAATATTAAAATTGATGCCAACACTATAGAAATATTAGCAGGTAGTGCTATAAACTCCTCAGTTTTAGGTTCGGGTAGAGGCGGAGATCTCTTAATTAATGCAACAGAATCTATCAAAGTTAAGGGCATAGATCTAGACACTTTTTTACCCAGCACCCTCTCTTCGATTAATTTTAATCAGGGTCAAGCGGGAGATGTGACTATTAATACAGCTAATCTTATGGTGGAAGACAGTGGCAGAGTAGAATCAAGTACTCTATCTAATGGCAATGCTGGTAATTTGACAATCAACGCTTCTGAATCAATTACAGTCACGGGAAAAAATCCTAATTCCATTAATCCTAGTTTAATAACCTCTGCTAGTACAATTGTTGATCCTAAACTTAGAGATACTTTTATGTTGCCTGAAAAACCACGAGGGGATGCTGGCAATTTAACTATTAACACGCCCAAGCTTGAGGTTAGGGATAACGGACAAGTCACCGTCAAAAATGATGGATTTGGTGATGCTGGAACTTTAAAAGTTGATGCTGATTCCATCTGGATAAATACAGGGGGAAGTATTACCGCTTCAACGGAATCTGGTAATGGGGGTAATATCAATCTCAACGTTCAAGATTTAACACTGTTACGCGATCGCGCCATTATTTCCGCCGAATCAAAACAGATGGGTAACGGTGGCAATATTAATTTAAATACCGATGCCATTGTCATCTTTCAAGACTCAGCAATTATCGCTAATGCCATTGATGGGATGGGTGGCAATATTAAAATAGCGACTCAAGGATTATTTTTAGCCCCTGATAGTAAGATTACTGCCAGTTCGAGGTTTGGCGTGGATGGTAATATTACCCTCGATATCCTCAGCAGCGATCGCCCGCTTGAATTAAAGCAGTTACCAGATAATTTAGTCGATTCTACTGATTTAATCGTGGTTGGTTGTAGTGATGATGCTCAAAATAGCCTAGCAGTAACTGGCAATGGTGGTATTCCTGATAATCCCTACAAAACTCAATCTCTAGATTCTACTTGGTACGATTTACGCCCTGTTACTGAGGCTATTACTATTAAACCTTCTGCACCCACAGCTATTAAAGAGGCTACCGCAACTGTAATCAATACCCAAGGTGAATTGGAATTGGTAACTATTATTCCCCTATCTACTTATCGTTGGGTTAAGTCTATTTGTCCGCAAGTTAATTAA
- a CDS encoding filamentous hemagglutinin family outer membrane protein — MIKGFSSVLQIFLYILGSLFLSRGYAIAQVTPDGTVNTQVTQNGNVAEITGGETRGNNLFHSFNDFSIPTGNEAAFNNANDVSNIFSRVTGGNISNIDGLISANGSANLFLINPAGIIFGENASLDVGGSFYASSASNILFEDGEFSATDINNPPLLTVNAPIGLGFRAAPGDIINRSNFGLTSRVINQNLNPAFTGTEFTILESVGLTVDTNQTIALIGGDVILEDAAGITAPGGKVELGGLTQAGEVLINDNGSLTFPEGISRGDVTLTQQSRVKTTADGGGSINVNARRLELSGLSELYAGIAEDTTSPNAQAGDITINATDSVKLIGSGGIENNPGIFEAYDYETAIRNMVGLQANDVNNPNLGRNPKLNSTAKGNSGGITINTNLLQISDRASVVAKTYGEGNTGNLAITANEIQLSGGDILNQVVEGAIGNAGDINIQANSLSAGDSTFIISNTYGKGNAGNITINASKKVILNGINDNQDTGSTQINTQVGYGAEGNGGNLEINTNNFSLLGGSSIVADIGGKGDGGNVVINAQQITFQGTNEKYSQIYNTVENTSQGNGGDITLNTQRLNMSQGSIYSFTRGTGDAGDITLNASQEVLLDGSNDNVDVDKTQINAEVTENGEGNGGKIEINTGNLSLLGGSLILAKNSGTGAARAGDIAINAQERINIEGINGRDAGIYTNSNNGDGGNINITSNVLSLSDTGNISATANSQDILGSGGNIDINSQYIVAFRDGDNDITTKAFNGNGGNINITTESILGIEERPDDNPTTNDLSTSSNLGIDGEISVLTTDVKPTEGTIELPINLIERAETTEQACQANRETTAKNSLVVRGKGGIPVSPDQPLTPQNLIINGEINTASAIAEPINTSIGKIQIARGIKVRENGQVILTAYPTEGIRERLPQGKTNCGQI; from the coding sequence GTGATAAAAGGTTTTTCTTCTGTATTGCAAATTTTTCTTTATATTTTAGGCTCTCTTTTTCTTTCCCGTGGCTACGCGATCGCCCAAGTAACTCCTGATGGCACAGTTAATACACAAGTCACTCAAAATGGTAATGTGGCTGAGATTACGGGCGGAGAAACACGAGGGAATAATTTATTTCACAGTTTTAACGATTTTTCTATTCCCACTGGTAATGAGGCTGCTTTTAATAATGCTAATGATGTCTCTAATATCTTTTCTAGAGTTACAGGCGGTAACATTTCTAACATCGACGGTTTAATTAGTGCTAACGGTAGTGCTAATTTATTTTTAATTAATCCTGCGGGTATTATCTTTGGGGAAAATGCCAGCCTTGATGTAGGTGGCTCTTTTTACGCTAGTAGTGCCAGCAATATTTTATTTGAGGATGGGGAATTTAGCGCAACGGATATAAATAATCCACCTCTACTAACAGTTAATGCACCAATTGGTTTAGGTTTTCGAGCTGCACCTGGGGATATTATCAATCGTTCTAATTTTGGTTTAACTTCCAGAGTGATTAATCAAAATCTTAACCCTGCATTTACAGGCACAGAATTTACTATTTTAGAGTCTGTGGGTTTAACCGTTGATACTAATCAAACCATTGCTTTAATTGGTGGCGATGTAATTTTAGAAGATGCAGCAGGCATTACCGCCCCAGGAGGAAAAGTTGAGTTAGGAGGATTAACTCAAGCAGGAGAAGTATTAATCAATGACAATGGTAGCCTAACTTTTCCCGAAGGAATATCTAGAGGAGACGTAACTTTAACACAACAATCTAGAGTAAAAACTACTGCTGATGGAGGAGGTTCAATCAATGTTAATGCTAGAAGGCTCGAATTATCAGGTTTGAGTGAATTATATGCAGGAATAGCCGAAGATACAACTTCTCCTAATGCCCAAGCAGGAGATATTACTATAAATGCCACTGATTCAGTTAAATTAATAGGAAGTGGTGGGATAGAAAATAATCCAGGTATATTTGAAGCCTACGATTACGAAACTGCAATTCGTAATATGGTTGGATTACAAGCTAATGATGTAAATAATCCCAACTTAGGGAGAAATCCTAAACTCAATAGTACTGCAAAAGGAAATTCAGGTGGAATAACTATTAATACTAATTTACTGCAAATAAGCGATCGCGCTTCTGTTGTGGCAAAAACCTACGGCGAAGGTAATACAGGGAATCTTGCCATTACTGCCAATGAGATACAACTAAGTGGCGGAGACATCTTAAATCAAGTTGTCGAAGGAGCAATAGGTAATGCAGGCGATATAAATATTCAAGCTAATTCCTTATCTGCTGGAGATTCAACTTTTATTATTTCTAATACCTACGGCAAAGGCAATGCAGGCAATATTACTATTAATGCTTCAAAAAAAGTTATCTTAAATGGGATTAATGACAATCAAGATACTGGTTCTACACAAATAAATACACAAGTAGGATATGGTGCAGAGGGAAACGGTGGTAATTTAGAAATCAATACAAATAACTTTTCGCTTCTTGGAGGATCTTCTATTGTGGCAGATATTGGCGGAAAGGGAGATGGAGGTAATGTTGTTATCAATGCTCAACAAATAACTTTCCAAGGCACAAATGAAAAATACAGTCAAATATACAACACTGTTGAAAATACTTCTCAAGGTAATGGAGGGGATATTACCCTCAACACTCAAAGATTAAATATGAGTCAAGGTTCTATCTACTCCTTTACCAGAGGAACAGGCGACGCTGGTGATATTACACTTAATGCTTCACAAGAAGTTTTATTAGATGGTAGTAACGATAATGTAGATGTTGATAAAACCCAAATAAATGCCGAAGTAACGGAAAATGGAGAGGGCAACGGCGGTAAAATTGAAATTAATACGGGTAATCTTTCTTTATTGGGGGGATCTTTAATCTTAGCTAAGAATAGTGGTACTGGTGCAGCTAGGGCAGGTGATATTGCTATTAATGCTCAAGAAAGAATTAATATAGAAGGCATAAATGGAAGAGATGCTGGAATATATACTAACTCGAATAACGGTGATGGTGGAAATATCAACATCACTAGTAATGTTTTAAGTTTAAGCGATACTGGTAATATATCCGCAACTGCCAATTCACAGGATATTTTAGGAAGCGGGGGAAACATCGATATTAATTCCCAGTATATTGTGGCTTTTCGCGATGGTGATAATGATATTACGACTAAGGCTTTTAATGGCAATGGAGGAAATATCAACATTACTACAGAAAGTATTTTAGGAATAGAAGAACGCCCTGATGATAATCCTACAACTAATGATCTTAGTACTAGTTCAAATCTTGGTATAGATGGTGAAATTTCCGTTTTAACTACTGACGTTAAGCCAACTGAGGGTACAATAGAACTACCTATTAATCTAATTGAACGAGCAGAAACCACTGAACAAGCTTGTCAAGCTAATAGGGAAACAACAGCTAAAAACAGTTTAGTTGTCAGAGGTAAAGGTGGTATTCCAGTTTCTCCAGATCAACCATTAACCCCTCAAAACCTGATTATTAACGGGGAAATAAATACAGCATCCGCTATTGCTGAACCTATAAACACAAGTATAGGTAAAATTCAAATAGCCAGAGGGATTAAAGTTAGAGAAAATGGTCAAGTTATTCTAACTGCTTATCCTACTGAGGGTATAAGGGAAAGACTGCCACAAGGAAAAACTAATTGTGGTCAGATTTAA
- the groES gene encoding 10 kDa chaperonin has translation MAAISINVSTVKPLGDRVFIKVSESEEQTAGGIFLPDAAKEKPQIGEVVGVGPGKRNDDGSYTNLEVKVGDKVLYSKYAGTDIKLGGQEYVLLSEKDILAAVS, from the coding sequence ATGGCAGCTATAAGCATTAACGTTTCAACTGTAAAACCTTTAGGCGATCGCGTATTTATTAAAGTTAGCGAAAGCGAGGAACAAACTGCAGGTGGTATTTTTCTACCTGATGCAGCCAAAGAAAAACCTCAAATTGGGGAAGTTGTAGGTGTAGGCCCTGGAAAACGTAACGATGACGGTAGTTACACAAATTTAGAAGTAAAAGTTGGCGATAAAGTTCTTTATTCTAAGTATGCTGGCACTGACATCAAACTAGGTGGACAAGAATATGTCTTGCTATCAGAAAAAGATATTTTAGCAGCAGTTTCCTAA
- a CDS encoding chaperonin GroEL translates to MAKSIIYNDEARRALEKGIDLLAEAVAVTLGPKGRNVVLEKKFGAPQIVNDGITIAKEIELEDHIENTGVSLIRQAASKTNDVAGDGTTTATVLAHAIVKEGLRNVAAGANPIAIKRGIDKAIEHLVGKIQEQSKPVEDSRAIAQVGTISAGNDEEVGNMIAQAMDKVGKEGVISLEEGKSMTTELEITEGMRFDKGYISPYFVTDTERMEATLEEPFILITDRKITLVQDLVPILEQVARQGKPLVIIAEDIEKEALATLVVNRLRGVLNVAAIKAPGFGDRRKQMLEDIAVLTGGQVISEDAGLKLENTKIDTLGTARRINITKDSTTIVAEGNEEAVKKRCQQIRRQIEETESSYDQEKLQERLAKLSGGVAVIKVGAATETEMKDRKLRLEDAINATKAAVEEGIVPGGGTTLAHLAPGLEEWANANLKDEALTGATIVARALTAPLKRIAENAGQNGAVVAERVKEKDFSTGYNAASNEYVNMFDAGIVDPAKVTRSALQNAASIAGMVLTTECIVVDKPEKDKGGAGAGAGGDFDY, encoded by the coding sequence ATGGCTAAATCGATTATATATAACGACGAAGCTCGTCGCGCATTAGAAAAAGGTATAGACTTACTAGCAGAAGCAGTAGCAGTTACCCTCGGCCCAAAAGGACGTAATGTTGTCCTAGAAAAAAAATTTGGCGCGCCCCAAATTGTTAACGATGGGATTACAATCGCCAAAGAAATTGAATTAGAAGATCACATCGAGAATACAGGCGTATCTTTAATTCGTCAAGCTGCGTCCAAAACCAATGATGTAGCAGGAGACGGGACTACTACCGCCACAGTTTTAGCCCACGCGATCGTTAAAGAAGGTTTACGTAACGTAGCTGCTGGTGCAAATCCTATTGCAATTAAACGCGGTATAGACAAAGCCATTGAGCATTTAGTCGGTAAAATACAAGAGCAATCAAAACCTGTAGAAGATTCCAGAGCGATCGCGCAAGTTGGTACAATTTCTGCTGGTAACGACGAAGAAGTAGGCAATATGATTGCCCAAGCAATGGATAAAGTCGGTAAAGAAGGGGTAATTTCTCTAGAAGAAGGTAAGTCTATGACTACTGAACTAGAAATTACTGAAGGGATGCGCTTTGATAAGGGTTATATCTCCCCATACTTTGTAACTGATACTGAGCGTATGGAAGCTACTCTAGAAGAGCCTTTCATTCTCATTACCGATCGCAAAATTACCCTAGTTCAAGATCTAGTTCCCATCCTCGAACAAGTTGCTCGTCAAGGCAAACCTTTAGTAATTATCGCCGAAGATATCGAAAAAGAAGCATTGGCAACTTTAGTAGTTAACCGTCTACGAGGTGTACTTAATGTCGCTGCTATTAAAGCCCCAGGTTTTGGCGATCGCCGTAAGCAAATGTTAGAAGATATTGCTGTCTTAACTGGTGGACAAGTAATTTCTGAAGATGCAGGCTTGAAATTAGAAAACACTAAGATTGATACCCTAGGTACTGCTCGTCGTATCAACATTACCAAAGATAGCACTACTATCGTGGCAGAAGGTAATGAAGAAGCAGTTAAAAAACGTTGTCAGCAAATTCGTCGTCAGATCGAAGAAACTGAATCTTCCTACGATCAAGAAAAACTACAAGAACGTTTAGCTAAACTATCTGGTGGTGTAGCGGTAATTAAAGTCGGTGCTGCAACTGAAACCGAAATGAAAGATCGCAAACTACGTTTAGAAGATGCTATTAACGCTACCAAAGCTGCTGTGGAAGAAGGTATTGTTCCTGGTGGTGGTACAACTTTAGCTCATTTAGCCCCTGGGTTAGAAGAATGGGCAAATGCTAATCTTAAAGATGAAGCTCTAACAGGTGCAACTATTGTTGCTCGTGCTTTAACTGCGCCTCTAAAAAGAATTGCTGAAAATGCTGGTCAAAACGGTGCGGTAGTAGCAGAAAGAGTTAAAGAAAAAGACTTTAGCACTGGTTATAATGCTGCTAGCAATGAATATGTTAATATGTTCGACGCTGGTATTGTTGACCCTGCAAAAGTAACCCGTTCAGCCCTACAAAATGCAGCTTCTATCGCTGGTATGGTTTTAACTACTGAATGTATTGTGGTAGATAAACCAGAAAAAGATAAAGGTGGTGCTGGTGCTGGTGCTGGTGGTGATTTTGATTATTAA